The Sorangiineae bacterium MSr11367 genome window below encodes:
- a CDS encoding HTTM domain-containing protein, whose product MKSTAIFDGLGSWLFRPVDIAFLAAFRFLFGVTMCVSMLRFIAYGWIDDFFVAPAFHFKYWGFGWVEPLGPGAMHALFWVLAALGGAVAVGLAFRLTAILFVLGFSYLQLLDVATYLNHYYLAALLGMLLAVSPAHRAFSVDAWLWKSPPAEVPAAWLYLLRFQIGVVYTFAGLAKANADWLLHAQPLRIWLGAKTGLPWIGPVFAWPGVPLAMSWAGFLFDTFIIWFLAWRRTRLAAFALVIVFHAMTRILFPIGMFPVIMVLSALVYFPADWPRRLVGRVTGTSVASTPEGTRASWTRGRKAAVGLAALYGFVQLMMPLRHLAYGDGVRWHEQGMRFSWRVMVREKNGSVTFIVRNKHTGRVWNVSPRAMLTPLQEREMAGQPDLILQLAHRVRQDAEARGEGPVEVRVDALVSLNGRRLRRMIDPDVDLASIPDGLGRRDFILPGPTESPPHIRPI is encoded by the coding sequence ATGAAAAGCACCGCGATCTTCGACGGACTTGGCTCGTGGCTCTTTCGGCCGGTCGATATCGCATTTCTCGCAGCGTTTCGCTTTTTGTTCGGCGTCACCATGTGCGTCAGCATGCTGCGCTTCATCGCGTATGGCTGGATTGACGACTTTTTCGTCGCGCCCGCGTTCCACTTCAAATATTGGGGCTTTGGCTGGGTGGAGCCGCTCGGACCCGGCGCGATGCACGCTCTGTTCTGGGTGCTCGCGGCGCTCGGTGGCGCGGTGGCCGTGGGGCTGGCGTTTCGGTTGACGGCGATTCTCTTCGTCCTGGGATTTTCGTATTTACAATTGCTCGATGTCGCGACCTATTTGAATCACTACTATTTGGCCGCGCTGCTCGGGATGCTCCTCGCCGTGTCGCCGGCCCACCGCGCGTTCTCCGTCGATGCCTGGCTTTGGAAGTCTCCGCCCGCCGAGGTGCCGGCGGCGTGGCTCTATCTGCTTCGATTCCAGATCGGTGTCGTGTACACGTTTGCCGGGCTCGCCAAGGCGAACGCGGATTGGTTGCTCCACGCGCAACCCCTGCGGATTTGGCTCGGGGCGAAGACGGGGTTGCCTTGGATTGGGCCGGTGTTTGCCTGGCCCGGGGTGCCGCTCGCCATGAGCTGGGCCGGGTTTCTCTTCGATACGTTCATCATTTGGTTTCTCGCGTGGCGGCGGACGCGGTTGGCGGCATTTGCCCTGGTCATCGTGTTTCATGCGATGACGCGGATCCTTTTCCCGATTGGGATGTTTCCGGTCATCATGGTGCTTTCGGCGCTGGTGTATTTCCCGGCGGATTGGCCGCGGAGGCTGGTGGGGCGCGTGACCGGAACATCGGTTGCCTCGACGCCCGAAGGGACGCGCGCATCGTGGACGCGCGGTCGCAAAGCCGCCGTCGGCCTTGCCGCGCTGTATGGCTTCGTTCAGCTCATGATGCCCTTGCGGCATTTGGCCTATGGGGACGGCGTGCGCTGGCACGAGCAAGGGATGCGGTTTTCGTGGCGCGTGATGGTGCGCGAGAAGAATGGGAGCGTCACGTTCATCGTGCGCAACAAGCACACGGGGCGCGTGTGGAACGTGAGCCCGCGTGCGATGTTGACGCCGCTCCAGGAGCGCGAAATGGCCGGGCAGCCCGATCTCATCTTGCAGCTGGCCCACCGCGTGCGGCAGGACGCCGAGGCGCGCGGCGAAGGCCCGGTCGAGGTGCGCGTCGATGCCCTCGTTTCGCTCAACGGGCGCAGGCTGCGGCGCATGATTGATCCCGATGTCGATCTCGCGTCGATTCCGGATGGCCTCGGACGGCGCGACTTCATTCTCCCCGGTCCGACCGAATCCCCACCGCACATCCGGCCCATTTAG
- a CDS encoding TonB-dependent receptor: MLHRAPRFLVPFVVSLLAPGAARAQDAPAEKPAQPQEVSVAGTRVARTAGSAHVIKEKRLEVFRYDDPTAVVAQVPGVYSRGEDGFGLRPNIGLRGVNPDRSKKVALMEDGIPFAPAPYSASAAYFFPLMARMVAVRVIKGPAAISYGPQTVGGAIDFITRAIPQTTSGAIDASAGEYGYGKLHGYVGSGNEKVGFLLEGVHLRNSGFKDLPNGADTGFARNEWMFKGYYVLDPSAAIRNELRLKVSYSDEVSNETYLGLSDRDFRKDPFRRYAASSLDRMQWHRTGISLAHVFTPSRDVSLTTTVYRHDLARTWRKVNGFRGADLFDVLTDPTNPRNAVYDAVLNGADGGSANENILIGPNQRDFVSQGVEMRVKYDPKTGPVSHRIEYGVRLHQDRVERRHSQDAFAMSGGTLVPVPQPTVVTAFNEASSEALAIHATDAITWKQLTVTPGLRVEAIRGTFIDRATHQTTRGLTQVLLPGAGAFYSILPPLGVLAGVHRGFSPPPPGSPSDVRAESSVNYEAGARFVKGAARAELIGFYNDYSNLTDVCTLSSGCVEQNLDRQFDAGRARIYGLEAFAEHEIPVVSDIKLPVRASYTLTRSEFLRTFGSEDPIFGAVTRDDEMPYVPRHQLNASVGVDTKRFSGAISMNYVAKMREKAGRAALDNVLHTDALLVFDASATFRLFENISIYANVRNIFDEHAIVSRRPFGARPNAPRWIQVGIKATF, from the coding sequence ATGCTCCATCGCGCCCCTCGTTTCCTCGTCCCGTTCGTCGTTTCCCTGCTCGCGCCCGGAGCGGCCCGCGCGCAAGATGCGCCTGCGGAAAAACCGGCCCAGCCCCAAGAGGTCTCCGTGGCGGGTACGCGGGTGGCGCGCACCGCAGGATCGGCGCACGTCATCAAGGAAAAGCGCCTCGAGGTGTTTCGCTACGACGATCCCACTGCCGTCGTCGCGCAGGTTCCCGGCGTGTATTCGCGCGGAGAAGACGGATTCGGGCTGCGGCCCAACATCGGACTACGGGGCGTCAATCCCGATCGAAGCAAGAAGGTGGCGCTGATGGAAGACGGTATTCCATTTGCGCCCGCGCCGTATTCGGCCTCGGCCGCCTACTTCTTTCCGCTCATGGCACGGATGGTGGCGGTGCGGGTCATCAAAGGGCCGGCGGCCATCAGCTATGGTCCGCAGACGGTGGGTGGAGCGATCGACTTCATCACCCGGGCCATCCCGCAAACGACGTCGGGGGCCATCGATGCTTCGGCCGGCGAATACGGTTACGGGAAGCTGCACGGATACGTCGGCAGCGGCAACGAGAAGGTGGGATTTCTGCTCGAAGGCGTGCACCTTCGAAACAGCGGCTTCAAAGACCTCCCGAACGGCGCCGACACCGGATTCGCCCGCAACGAGTGGATGTTCAAGGGCTATTACGTCCTCGATCCGAGCGCCGCCATTCGCAACGAGCTTCGATTGAAGGTCTCCTATTCCGACGAGGTCTCCAACGAGACGTACCTCGGATTGAGCGATCGTGATTTCCGCAAAGACCCATTCCGTCGTTATGCGGCAAGCTCGCTCGATCGCATGCAATGGCATCGAACGGGGATCTCGCTCGCGCACGTCTTCACGCCTTCGCGCGACGTTTCGCTCACCACCACCGTCTATCGCCACGACCTCGCGCGCACCTGGCGCAAGGTGAACGGCTTTCGCGGTGCCGATCTCTTCGACGTATTGACCGATCCCACGAACCCACGCAATGCCGTCTACGATGCCGTGCTCAATGGTGCCGATGGCGGTAGCGCGAACGAGAACATCTTGATTGGCCCGAACCAGCGCGACTTCGTCTCCCAGGGCGTGGAGATGCGCGTGAAGTACGATCCCAAAACCGGGCCTGTCTCGCACAGAATCGAATATGGAGTTCGCCTTCACCAGGATCGGGTGGAGCGGAGGCACAGTCAGGATGCCTTCGCCATGAGCGGGGGCACCCTGGTGCCGGTTCCCCAGCCCACGGTGGTGACGGCCTTCAACGAGGCGTCGTCGGAAGCGCTGGCGATCCACGCTACCGATGCCATCACCTGGAAGCAGCTCACCGTCACGCCGGGACTGCGCGTCGAGGCGATTCGCGGGACCTTCATCGATCGCGCGACCCACCAAACGACACGCGGCCTCACCCAGGTGCTCCTGCCCGGTGCCGGTGCGTTCTATTCGATTCTCCCGCCGCTGGGCGTGCTCGCCGGCGTTCACCGCGGATTCAGCCCGCCGCCGCCGGGGAGCCCGTCCGACGTTCGCGCCGAGTCGAGCGTCAATTACGAAGCCGGGGCGCGGTTCGTCAAAGGGGCGGCGCGCGCGGAGCTCATTGGTTTTTACAACGATTATTCCAACTTGACCGACGTCTGCACGCTCTCCAGCGGCTGCGTCGAGCAGAACCTCGATCGGCAATTCGACGCCGGGCGTGCGCGCATCTATGGGCTCGAAGCTTTTGCCGAGCACGAGATCCCGGTGGTCTCGGACATCAAGCTACCGGTGCGGGCTTCGTACACGCTGACGCGGTCCGAATTTTTGCGCACCTTCGGTTCCGAAGATCCCATCTTCGGCGCCGTCACGCGCGACGACGAAATGCCCTACGTGCCGCGCCATCAACTCAATGCATCGGTGGGGGTCGACACCAAGCGCTTCTCCGGCGCCATCTCGATGAACTACGTCGCCAAAATGCGCGAGAAGGCCGGCCGCGCGGCATTGGACAACGTGCTCCACACCGACGCGCTGCTCGTATTCGATGCCAGCGCGACGTTCCGCCTGTTCGAGAATATTTCGATTTACGCGAACGTTCGCAACATCTTCGACGAGCACGCCATCGTCTCCCGCCGCCCGTTCGGCGCCCGGCCGAACGCCCCGCGTTGGATTCAAGTCGGAATCAAGGCCACCTTCTGA
- a CDS encoding cytochrome P450, protein MNASLDFLDPNVLAEGAPYEAYRTLRAEAPVTWLRTPFGGHDYWLVTRHADIQEILVNSTDFSSALGGTATRPLSEFELSVARQMVNVMDPPNHTRHRKLVTRPFAIKALEPLKPRVRALTAKMIDELAGRDVCDAVGELAAELPMQVILEVLGVPDADRGRLFEISNALMHVDDPEMGGSLEAVQMGVMELIGYFMKLAQEKRQRPQDDVMTLLAQSEVDGERLTDEELGMFFVPLLIAGNETTRSVIASGIEILASRPELYRQLRADPALLPGAIEEMIRYVAPICHLRRTASRDFEFRGQQMHHGDMVVLALASANRDESVFANPNEFDIHRRPNPHISFGYGPHLCFGAALTRLEANIFFDLFLDRFASVSPAAPSKRIRSNFMNSLKSLPIRLEAASA, encoded by the coding sequence ATGAACGCAAGTTTGGATTTTCTCGACCCGAACGTACTTGCCGAGGGGGCCCCGTACGAGGCGTACCGCACGCTGCGCGCGGAGGCGCCCGTTACGTGGCTGCGCACCCCATTCGGAGGGCATGACTACTGGCTCGTCACGCGTCACGCCGACATCCAGGAGATCTTGGTGAACTCGACCGATTTCTCGTCGGCGCTCGGAGGGACGGCCACCCGCCCGCTCAGCGAGTTCGAACTCAGCGTCGCTCGCCAAATGGTCAACGTGATGGACCCGCCGAATCACACGCGGCACCGAAAGCTGGTGACGCGTCCTTTTGCCATCAAAGCGCTCGAGCCGCTCAAGCCCCGCGTTCGCGCCCTCACCGCCAAGATGATCGACGAATTGGCCGGCCGCGATGTGTGCGACGCCGTGGGCGAGTTGGCGGCGGAGCTCCCCATGCAAGTCATCCTCGAAGTGCTCGGCGTCCCCGATGCCGATCGCGGGCGATTGTTCGAAATCAGCAACGCCCTCATGCACGTGGACGATCCCGAAATGGGCGGCAGCCTCGAAGCGGTGCAGATGGGCGTCATGGAGCTGATTGGCTACTTCATGAAACTCGCCCAAGAAAAGCGCCAAAGGCCGCAGGACGATGTCATGACGTTACTGGCCCAATCGGAAGTCGACGGCGAGCGCCTCACGGACGAGGAGCTCGGAATGTTCTTCGTCCCCCTCCTCATTGCCGGCAACGAGACCACGAGAAGCGTGATCGCCTCGGGCATCGAGATCCTCGCGTCACGGCCCGAGCTCTATCGCCAGCTGCGCGCCGATCCGGCCCTTCTCCCCGGGGCCATCGAGGAGATGATTCGTTACGTGGCGCCCATTTGCCATCTCCGGCGAACGGCCAGCCGCGATTTCGAGTTCCGCGGGCAGCAGATGCATCATGGCGATATGGTCGTGTTGGCACTGGCATCGGCCAATCGCGACGAATCGGTCTTCGCGAATCCGAACGAGTTCGACATTCACCGAAGACCGAATCCGCATATCTCCTTCGGGTACGGCCCGCATCTCTGCTTCGGCGCCGCCCTGACCCGCCTCGAGGCCAATATCTTCTTCGACCTCTTCCTCGACCGCTTCGCCAGCGTGTCGCCGGCGGCTCCCTCGAAGCGAATTCGATCCAATTTCATGAACTCGCTCAAGTCTCTCCCGATTCGGCTGGAGGCGGCGAGTGCGTGA
- a CDS encoding imelysin family protein — MPSFRRVAWAVAACVASVGLAVLGANAGCRKAPPDENVYTGSGGAKPPPSGTTPDSGDFDKRALLQAAGECAVGRYRDFEGSARALRDAAAAWRDDPSDVRRDAARDAWRAAMAAWEQAEVFRVGPAARSSEPGGKNLRDQIYSWSLFHRCTIEEQLVDETYARPEFATTLISTRGLGGFEFLAFYGGTDNACPGGSPINALGSWNRLGPEEIGRRKARYAAAIADNIGGHVATLLAAWDPGGGNFLNELVAAGAGSATFGTNQDAFNALSAALFYVEMEVKDEKLGKPLGLNDCTRGRCPEAVESPYARISKENIKANLIGFRRLFQGCGENGAGLGFDDWLRAVGASDLSDRMIAALATAQAAVDALAGMSLEQALESAPAKVEALYGAVKTLTDLLKTEFITVLNLELPKGSEGDND, encoded by the coding sequence ATGCCCTCTTTTCGGCGGGTCGCGTGGGCCGTGGCCGCGTGCGTGGCGTCGGTGGGCCTTGCAGTGCTCGGAGCGAACGCCGGGTGCCGCAAAGCACCACCGGACGAAAACGTCTACACCGGATCGGGCGGTGCCAAGCCGCCTCCCTCCGGAACGACCCCCGACTCGGGCGACTTCGACAAGCGCGCCTTGCTCCAAGCCGCGGGCGAATGCGCCGTCGGCCGCTACCGCGACTTCGAAGGCTCCGCACGCGCGCTGCGCGATGCCGCGGCCGCATGGCGCGACGATCCGAGCGATGTCCGTCGAGACGCCGCACGGGACGCATGGCGCGCGGCCATGGCCGCATGGGAGCAAGCGGAGGTGTTTCGCGTGGGGCCGGCCGCGCGCTCTTCGGAGCCGGGCGGCAAGAATTTGCGCGACCAGATTTACAGTTGGTCGCTCTTTCATCGATGCACCATCGAGGAGCAACTGGTCGACGAGACGTACGCCCGTCCGGAGTTCGCGACCACGTTGATCAGCACGCGAGGGCTCGGCGGCTTCGAGTTCCTCGCATTCTACGGCGGCACCGACAACGCCTGTCCGGGCGGCTCACCCATCAACGCGCTCGGCTCGTGGAATCGCCTGGGACCCGAGGAAATCGGACGCCGCAAAGCGCGCTATGCCGCGGCGATCGCCGACAACATCGGCGGGCACGTGGCCACGCTGCTCGCCGCGTGGGACCCCGGCGGAGGAAATTTTCTCAACGAGCTCGTCGCCGCCGGCGCGGGAAGTGCCACGTTTGGGACGAATCAAGATGCTTTCAATGCGCTGAGCGCGGCCTTGTTTTACGTGGAAATGGAAGTGAAGGACGAGAAGCTGGGAAAGCCCCTCGGCCTGAACGACTGCACGCGGGGCCGTTGCCCAGAGGCCGTCGAATCGCCCTATGCGCGCATCTCCAAAGAGAACATCAAGGCCAACCTGATCGGGTTTCGTCGCCTGTTTCAAGGATGCGGCGAGAACGGTGCAGGCCTCGGCTTCGACGATTGGCTGCGCGCGGTCGGCGCTTCGGATCTCTCCGATCGGATGATCGCGGCGCTGGCGACGGCGCAAGCCGCCGTGGACGCGTTGGCGGGGATGTCGCTGGAGCAGGCGCTGGAATCCGCGCCCGCCAAAGTGGAAGCCCTCTACGGTGCGGTGAAGACGCTCACCGATTTGCTAAAAACGGAGTTCATCACGGTGTTGAACCTCGAGCTCCCCAAGGGCAGCGAGGGGGACAACGATTGA